Proteins encoded within one genomic window of Dermatophilus congolensis:
- the lnt gene encoding apolipoprotein N-acyltransferase, which translates to MPAVVSRFVVGAWGRSGVWWVRCVIAALAGGVLYLAFPSHDLWWAAPLGVALFVVATGGVGLRGGAVLGFVCGVCFFAPLLQWTAVFLGWSLPIFALLTLESLYMALAGVALAAVQRPVPGWRLPVAVAVAVVWTGTEWLRSVTPFGGFAWGRLAFSQADSPMLSAVPYVGATGLTFLVALVGALLACGVRGLLRAWRSPQGRKSLWSACAAAVAALLVVGGAAVLPRQLGDDAGSVQVLGVQGNVPRAGLDFNAERRAVTDNHADATKEAARKIMLGKMPRPDLVVWPENSSDIDPIRNSDAGAVIKSAVQAVGAPLFVGAVLAEPAPQVTNAMLLFLPGRGIVDRYDKRHPVPFAEYIPFRSVLRQVTPLVDQLLPWDFVKGARDVVFSLRDGQVRVATPICFEVAIDTAVSSGVRAGANLLAVPTNNATFGFTDESVQQLAISRIRAVEFGRSVVHVSTVGVSALITPDGAAHQRTDLYTQAVVAGQLPLRENLTPAAYLSVWPGVVTSVITVLLLFVQAVRVRRGGPARLAG; encoded by the coding sequence ATGCCGGCTGTGGTGTCGCGGTTTGTTGTGGGGGCCTGGGGGAGGTCTGGGGTGTGGTGGGTGCGGTGTGTGATTGCCGCGCTGGCTGGTGGGGTTCTTTATTTGGCTTTTCCGTCGCATGACCTGTGGTGGGCGGCGCCGTTGGGTGTGGCGTTGTTTGTGGTTGCTACCGGTGGGGTTGGTCTGCGTGGTGGCGCGGTGTTGGGGTTTGTGTGTGGTGTGTGTTTCTTCGCGCCGCTGTTGCAATGGACGGCGGTGTTTTTGGGGTGGTCGCTGCCAATTTTCGCGTTGTTGACGCTGGAGTCGCTGTATATGGCGTTGGCGGGGGTGGCGTTGGCTGCTGTGCAGCGCCCGGTGCCGGGGTGGCGGTTGCCGGTGGCTGTGGCAGTTGCGGTGGTATGGACGGGGACGGAATGGTTGCGGTCGGTGACTCCCTTTGGCGGGTTTGCGTGGGGGAGGTTGGCGTTTTCGCAGGCGGATTCACCGATGTTGTCGGCTGTTCCGTATGTGGGGGCAACCGGGTTGACGTTTTTGGTGGCGTTGGTGGGGGCGTTATTGGCGTGTGGGGTGCGGGGGCTGCTGCGTGCCTGGCGTTCACCGCAAGGGCGTAAGAGCCTGTGGTCTGCGTGTGCTGCGGCGGTAGCTGCGTTGCTGGTGGTTGGTGGCGCTGCGGTGCTTCCGCGGCAGCTGGGCGATGATGCGGGGTCAGTGCAGGTTCTTGGGGTGCAGGGGAATGTGCCTAGGGCCGGGTTGGATTTCAATGCTGAGCGTCGCGCGGTGACTGATAATCATGCTGATGCCACGAAGGAGGCTGCGCGCAAGATCATGCTGGGTAAGATGCCGCGCCCGGATCTTGTGGTATGGCCGGAGAATTCCTCCGATATTGATCCGATCCGTAATTCAGATGCTGGTGCGGTGATTAAGTCGGCGGTGCAGGCGGTGGGAGCGCCGTTGTTTGTGGGGGCTGTTTTGGCTGAGCCTGCGCCGCAGGTGACGAATGCGATGCTGTTGTTTTTGCCTGGTCGCGGGATTGTGGATCGCTATGACAAGAGGCATCCGGTTCCGTTTGCTGAGTACATTCCGTTCCGGTCGGTGTTGCGTCAGGTCACTCCGTTGGTTGACCAGTTGCTTCCGTGGGATTTCGTTAAGGGTGCGCGGGATGTGGTGTTTTCGCTGCGGGATGGGCAGGTGCGGGTGGCCACGCCTATTTGTTTTGAGGTGGCGATTGATACGGCGGTGAGTTCGGGGGTGCGGGCTGGGGCGAATCTGCTTGCGGTGCCGACGAATAATGCGACGTTTGGGTTCACTGACGAGTCGGTGCAGCAGCTTGCAATTTCGCGTATCCGGGCGGTGGAGTTTGGTCGTTCTGTTGTGCATGTCTCGACGGTGGGTGTCAGTGCGTTGATCACTCCGGATGGGGCGGCGCATCAGCGCACGGATTTGTACACCCAGGCTGTGGTTGCTGGTCAGTTGCCGTTGCGCGAAAATCTCACACCTGCGGCTTATCTGTCGGTGTGGCCGGGGGTGGTGACCAGCGTGATCACGGTGCTTCTTCTGTTTGTTCAGGCTGTCCGCGTTCGTCGGGGTGGCCCGGCTAGACTCGCCGGGTGA
- a CDS encoding 5'-3' exonuclease, translating into MTGVLLLDASSLYFRAFYGVPERPSTPQTPPTNAIRGFLDMISSLITRYTPEGLVVCWDEDWRPAFRVNALPSYKAQRVRITTEGIHEEDAPHDLTIQVPIIIQALRALGIPRIGASGYEADDVIATLAHRWATTPEHPIHVVTGDRDLFQLVDDTKGIDVLYTARTGVRAPELVNETYLHTTYGIRGGRGYLDFATLRGDPSDGLPGVRGIGEKTARTLLEKHGSLAALRAAATDPNSELTATQRTRITNASDYLDAAATVVATATDAPIGDVNPALPRHVADLRLLSDLAARYRLANTFDRLLAVCAIA; encoded by the coding sequence GTGACTGGTGTTCTCCTTCTCGATGCCTCCTCCCTCTACTTCCGTGCCTTCTACGGCGTTCCAGAACGCCCCAGCACCCCCCAAACACCACCCACCAACGCCATCCGTGGCTTCCTAGACATGATCTCCTCACTCATCACCCGCTACACCCCTGAGGGGCTCGTCGTGTGCTGGGACGAAGACTGGCGCCCCGCATTCCGCGTCAACGCCCTCCCCAGCTACAAAGCCCAACGCGTACGCATCACCACCGAAGGCATCCACGAAGAAGACGCACCCCACGACCTCACCATCCAAGTCCCCATCATCATCCAGGCACTACGCGCCCTAGGAATACCCCGCATCGGCGCCAGCGGATACGAAGCAGACGACGTCATCGCCACCCTCGCCCACCGCTGGGCAACCACCCCAGAACACCCCATCCACGTCGTCACCGGCGACCGAGACCTATTCCAACTCGTCGACGACACAAAAGGAATCGACGTTCTCTACACCGCCAGAACCGGCGTACGCGCACCCGAACTCGTCAACGAAACCTACCTGCACACCACCTACGGAATACGCGGCGGCCGCGGATACCTCGACTTCGCCACCCTACGCGGAGACCCCAGCGACGGCCTGCCCGGCGTACGCGGCATCGGAGAGAAAACCGCCCGAACCCTCCTCGAAAAACACGGCAGCCTCGCCGCACTACGCGCCGCCGCCACCGACCCCAACTCCGAACTGACCGCAACACAACGCACACGCATCACCAACGCCTCGGACTACCTCGACGCCGCCGCTACCGTCGTAGCAACCGCCACCGACGCACCCATCGGCGACGTCAACCCAGCACTGCCACGCCACGTCGCCGACCTGCGCCTGCTATCTGACCTCGCCGCGCGCTACCGCCTCGCCAACACCTTCGACCGCCTCCTAGCCGTATGCGCCATCGCATAA
- a CDS encoding DEAD/DEAH box helicase — translation MSSPAERYARSRAKGVAHHRRLAEFCDLLDFPLDDFQERACAALEDGRGVLVAAPTGAGKTIVGEFAVHLALSRGQKAFYTTPIKALSNQKYHDLVTRYGAENVGLLTGDSSINGEAPVVVMTTEVLRNMMYAGSDTLRGLAFVVMDEVHYLADRARGAVWEEVIIHLPGDVQVAALSATVSNAEEFGDWLGAVRGDTEVVVEEHRPVPLWQHMMVGTTIYDLFVDAEPDRADTRVAGRPGAARQESTLVNPDLIEAIRSSRSSTDRRGRLEDRGAPRGRRGRQVRGRGGDRWNAGGAQGLGAGRGSAGMPSRAQVIDRLDRAGLLPAITFIFSRVGCDAAVTQLLSHGTRLTSTAEAEEVRRIVESRVAGLAAEDLSVLHYWEFIEAASRGFAAHHAGMLPAFREIVEELFLAGYVRAVFATETLALGVNMPARTVVLEKLVKFNGETHADITPAEYTQLTGRAGRRGIDIEGHAVVLWNPRVDPLAVGGLASTRTYPLRSSFRPTYNMAVNLVGTFGRVRAREILETSFAQFQADRSVVGMAKQLTEHEEALAGYGDAMTCHMGDFREYSALRHELGRLEKDAVKARSARQRSIARASLEDLRWGDVVFVRVGRHQQRGVVVPVGHAREVVVCTQEGRLFTVDPAQLDEPLVPIGHVRLPRKVNYRNPKVRKDVAALVRDRVPDVPQDFASRKSAKGGKDEAIEARVTELRKKIRSHPCHGCADREQHARWAERWWRLERETQALRRRVESRTNSVARVFDRTCTVLERFGYLAQGGESVTERGGLLGRIYTERDLLTAECLRAGVWDELDAPQLAAAVSCLVNEPRKEEREPSPRGGGEALMRAHDEMVQVWSGLEDAESDGGVSVTAYPDPGIAHLVYAWAKGRSLEVVLAEMDLAAGDFVRRCKQVVDLLDQIMAVAPTTQLSRTARSAVDAVMRGVVAADRMG, via the coding sequence ATGTCGTCTCCTGCAGAGCGTTATGCCCGGTCACGAGCTAAAGGTGTTGCCCACCATCGTCGACTGGCGGAGTTTTGTGACTTGCTTGATTTCCCACTTGATGATTTTCAAGAGCGGGCGTGTGCTGCGTTGGAGGATGGCCGGGGTGTGTTGGTGGCTGCACCCACGGGCGCGGGTAAGACGATCGTGGGTGAGTTTGCGGTGCATTTGGCGCTGTCGAGGGGGCAGAAAGCTTTTTACACCACGCCGATTAAGGCGTTGTCGAACCAGAAGTATCACGATCTAGTGACGCGGTATGGCGCTGAGAATGTGGGGTTGTTGACGGGGGATTCCTCGATCAACGGTGAGGCGCCGGTGGTGGTGATGACCACGGAGGTGCTGCGCAACATGATGTATGCCGGGTCCGATACGTTGCGCGGTTTGGCGTTTGTGGTGATGGATGAGGTCCATTACTTGGCAGATCGTGCGCGTGGTGCGGTGTGGGAAGAGGTGATTATTCACCTTCCTGGTGATGTGCAGGTGGCGGCATTGTCGGCGACGGTCAGTAATGCTGAGGAGTTTGGTGATTGGTTGGGGGCGGTGCGGGGCGACACCGAGGTGGTGGTGGAGGAGCATCGTCCGGTTCCGTTGTGGCAGCACATGATGGTGGGAACAACGATTTATGACTTGTTCGTTGATGCTGAGCCTGATCGTGCTGATACCCGTGTCGCGGGTCGTCCTGGTGCAGCGCGCCAGGAAAGTACGCTTGTTAATCCGGATTTGATTGAGGCGATTCGTAGTTCGCGTTCGAGCACGGATCGGCGTGGCCGGTTGGAAGATCGGGGTGCGCCGCGGGGGCGCCGCGGCCGGCAGGTGCGTGGTCGGGGCGGGGATCGTTGGAATGCTGGTGGCGCTCAAGGGCTGGGTGCTGGTCGCGGCTCGGCGGGGATGCCAAGCCGGGCGCAGGTCATTGACCGTCTTGACCGTGCGGGGCTGTTGCCTGCGATTACGTTCATTTTTAGTCGTGTGGGGTGTGATGCGGCAGTGACTCAGCTGTTGAGTCATGGAACGAGGCTGACTAGCACTGCTGAGGCCGAGGAGGTCCGCCGGATTGTTGAGTCGCGGGTGGCGGGTTTGGCGGCTGAGGATTTGTCTGTTTTGCACTACTGGGAGTTTATTGAGGCTGCTTCGCGGGGGTTCGCAGCGCATCACGCAGGGATGTTGCCGGCGTTCCGGGAGATTGTGGAGGAGTTATTTCTCGCCGGGTATGTGCGGGCGGTGTTTGCCACTGAGACGTTGGCGTTGGGGGTGAATATGCCTGCACGTACGGTGGTGTTGGAAAAGTTGGTGAAGTTCAATGGGGAGACGCACGCTGACATCACCCCGGCTGAGTACACGCAGTTGACTGGTCGTGCCGGTAGGCGTGGCATCGATATTGAGGGTCACGCGGTGGTGTTGTGGAACCCGCGGGTGGATCCGTTGGCGGTGGGTGGGTTGGCTTCGACGCGGACGTATCCGTTGCGTAGCAGTTTCCGCCCGACTTACAACATGGCGGTGAACTTGGTTGGCACGTTCGGTCGGGTTCGGGCGCGAGAGATTTTGGAGACGTCGTTCGCTCAGTTCCAGGCTGATCGGTCGGTGGTGGGGATGGCTAAGCAGCTGACTGAGCATGAGGAAGCGTTGGCTGGGTATGGCGATGCGATGACGTGCCATATGGGTGATTTCCGTGAGTATTCGGCGTTGCGTCATGAGTTGGGGCGTTTGGAGAAGGATGCGGTGAAGGCGCGTTCAGCTCGGCAGCGTTCTATTGCGCGGGCTTCGTTGGAGGATTTGCGGTGGGGGGATGTTGTTTTTGTGCGTGTGGGTAGGCATCAGCAGCGGGGTGTGGTGGTGCCGGTTGGGCATGCTCGTGAGGTGGTTGTGTGTACGCAGGAGGGGCGTTTGTTCACGGTGGATCCTGCGCAGTTGGATGAGCCGTTGGTGCCGATTGGGCATGTGCGGTTGCCGCGCAAGGTGAACTACCGCAATCCGAAGGTGCGTAAGGATGTGGCGGCTTTGGTGCGGGATCGGGTGCCGGATGTGCCGCAGGATTTTGCGTCACGTAAGTCGGCTAAGGGTGGAAAAGACGAGGCTATTGAGGCTCGGGTTACTGAGTTGCGTAAGAAGATCCGTTCGCACCCGTGTCATGGGTGCGCTGATCGTGAGCAGCATGCTCGGTGGGCGGAGCGCTGGTGGAGGTTGGAGCGTGAGACGCAGGCGTTGCGGCGTCGGGTGGAGAGTCGTACGAATTCGGTGGCACGGGTGTTTGATCGTACGTGCACGGTGTTGGAGCGTTTCGGGTATTTGGCGCAAGGGGGTGAGTCGGTCACTGAGCGTGGGGGACTGCTGGGTCGTATCTATACGGAGCGGGATTTACTTACTGCGGAGTGTTTACGAGCGGGGGTATGGGATGAGTTGGATGCTCCGCAGTTGGCTGCTGCGGTGTCGTGTTTGGTGAATGAGCCGCGTAAGGAGGAGCGGGAGCCCTCACCGCGTGGTGGTGGGGAAGCGTTGATGCGTGCCCATGACGAGATGGTTCAGGTGTGGAGTGGGCTTGAGGATGCGGAGTCTGATGGTGGTGTGTCGGTGACGGCGTACCCGGATCCGGGGATTGCGCATTTGGTGTATGCGTGGGCCAAGGGGCGTTCGCTTGAGGTGGTTTTGGCTGAGATGGATTTGGCGGCGGGTGATTTTGTGCGCCGGTGTAAGCAGGTTGTGGATTTGTTGGATCAGATTATGGCGGTTGCTCCTACTACGCAGTTGAGTCGTACGGCGCGGAGCGCGGTGGATGCGGTGATGCGTGGTGTGGTGGCTGCGGATCGGATGGGGTGA
- the tatC gene encoding twin-arginine translocase subunit TatC: protein MSASGGHEVTDVDGPGVAGSSVHRQVRRPRLKHRRRDPEGRMPLAEHLRELKNRFLVALLALVVAAVPGWMWYEPILNDLTSPLRMRRGDVNYATLTSPLAVQIQVALFVALILSSPVWIYQVWAFIVPGLRRKEKWTALAFMLTAIPLFVSGCWLAYVTLPKAIVILIGFTPSQGVNIVPADEYLTFVTRFIVAFGCAFLLPVFLVGLNMIGVFPAAAMLRGWRFAVVGLFVFAAFITPTPDPWTMFGLAIPMTVLYFAAWAVASLLERSKARKRPEWSNLSDDQASPL from the coding sequence GTGAGTGCCTCTGGGGGGCATGAGGTGACCGATGTTGACGGTCCCGGTGTTGCCGGAAGTTCGGTGCACAGGCAGGTTCGTCGTCCGCGGTTGAAGCATCGTCGTAGGGATCCGGAGGGGCGTATGCCTCTCGCGGAGCACCTGCGGGAGTTGAAAAACCGTTTTTTGGTTGCGTTGTTGGCGTTGGTTGTGGCTGCTGTGCCTGGGTGGATGTGGTACGAGCCGATCTTGAACGATTTGACTTCGCCGCTGCGTATGCGGCGGGGAGATGTGAATTATGCGACGCTGACCTCGCCGTTGGCGGTGCAGATTCAGGTGGCGCTGTTTGTGGCGCTTATTTTGTCCAGCCCGGTGTGGATTTATCAGGTGTGGGCGTTTATCGTGCCGGGGCTGCGCCGTAAGGAGAAGTGGACGGCGTTGGCGTTCATGCTGACGGCGATTCCGTTGTTTGTGTCGGGGTGCTGGTTGGCGTATGTGACGTTGCCGAAGGCAATTGTCATTTTGATCGGTTTCACGCCGTCGCAGGGTGTCAATATTGTGCCCGCGGATGAGTATTTGACGTTCGTGACTAGGTTCATTGTGGCGTTTGGGTGCGCGTTTTTGCTGCCGGTGTTCTTGGTGGGGTTGAACATGATTGGGGTTTTCCCCGCTGCGGCGATGTTGCGCGGGTGGCGTTTCGCGGTGGTGGGGTTGTTTGTGTTTGCTGCGTTCATCACCCCCACGCCGGATCCGTGGACGATGTTTGGTTTGGCCATCCCGATGACTGTTTTGTATTTCGCAGCGTGGGCTGTGGCTTCGCTGTTGGAGCGCAGTAAAGCGCGTAAACGTCCTGAGTGGTCGAATCTTAGTGATGATCAGGCCAGTCCGTTGTAA
- the tatA gene encoding Sec-independent protein translocase subunit TatA yields MKGLVMPSWLGGPEALVIIVVIVVLFGWKKLPDAARSLGRSMRIFKSEVDELKRDHRSAASQDTVHGDVASPSSTAPQQPQQTAPREPEQSPSAQAGQETPSAVQEKRPFNDGSGNAQYRA; encoded by the coding sequence ATGAAAGGCCTGGTCATGCCGAGTTGGCTTGGTGGTCCTGAAGCGCTGGTGATCATTGTGGTCATCGTTGTGTTGTTCGGGTGGAAGAAGTTGCCTGATGCTGCGCGTAGTTTGGGGCGTTCGATGAGGATTTTTAAGTCTGAGGTTGATGAGTTGAAGCGTGATCACCGTAGTGCTGCGTCGCAGGACACGGTGCATGGTGATGTTGCTTCTCCTTCGAGTACTGCGCCTCAGCAGCCTCAGCAGACGGCGCCGCGTGAGCCGGAGCAGTCTCCTTCGGCGCAGGCTGGGCAGGAAACTCCGTCTGCGGTGCAGGAGAAACGGCCTTTTAATGATGGTTCGGGTAACGCGCAGTACCGCGCGTGA
- a CDS encoding helix-turn-helix transcriptional regulator, producing the protein MSMEPAKRRLERLLTMVPWVLEHPGESVEEVAKVFGVTAAQVEKDLAVIFLCGTPGITPDVLIEADWESGEVFIRNADEISRPLRLAPDEALSLIVGLEALGSVPGLADPAVVASALEKLVEATGHVGGDDAVELARRMGVDLVDEDAARWVGQVRQALRDKRRVQLRYLNVARDEVTDRDVDPVRLEHSGAHWYLRGWCHRAQGVRTFRLDRIVSLEVLEVESVPPRGAFEDAAAPTQGPLDASIEVVLRVGPQSRWIGEYYPVVSVEDAQGSGSADDEPDQLVRLLVKDPSWVRRLVWRSGGSVRVVEPAHVAVEVSRGAQRALDYYE; encoded by the coding sequence ATGAGTATGGAACCGGCGAAGCGGCGTTTGGAGCGTCTTCTCACGATGGTGCCGTGGGTGTTGGAGCATCCGGGGGAGTCGGTGGAGGAGGTGGCGAAGGTGTTTGGGGTCACTGCTGCGCAGGTGGAGAAGGATTTGGCGGTGATTTTTTTGTGCGGTACGCCTGGGATTACTCCTGATGTGTTGATTGAGGCGGATTGGGAGTCTGGGGAGGTGTTTATTCGTAATGCGGATGAGATTTCGCGGCCGTTGCGGTTGGCTCCTGATGAGGCGTTGTCGTTGATTGTGGGGTTGGAGGCGTTGGGGTCGGTTCCTGGTCTTGCTGATCCGGCGGTGGTTGCTTCGGCGTTGGAGAAGTTGGTGGAGGCTACGGGGCATGTTGGTGGGGATGACGCGGTGGAGTTGGCGCGGCGTATGGGTGTTGATCTTGTTGATGAGGATGCTGCGCGGTGGGTTGGTCAGGTGCGGCAGGCGTTGCGTGATAAGCGGCGGGTGCAGTTGCGCTATTTGAATGTTGCGCGCGATGAGGTGACGGATCGGGATGTTGATCCGGTGCGGTTGGAGCATTCGGGGGCGCATTGGTATTTGCGGGGTTGGTGTCATCGGGCGCAGGGGGTGCGTACGTTCCGGTTGGATCGGATTGTGTCGTTGGAGGTGTTGGAGGTGGAGAGTGTGCCTCCGCGGGGCGCGTTTGAGGATGCGGCGGCGCCTACGCAGGGGCCGTTGGATGCTTCTATTGAGGTGGTTCTTCGGGTGGGGCCGCAGTCGCGGTGGATTGGTGAGTATTACCCGGTGGTGTCGGTGGAGGATGCGCAGGGGTCTGGTAGTGCGGATGATGAGCCGGATCAGTTGGTGCGTTTGTTGGTGAAGGATCCGTCGTGGGTGAGGCGTTTGGTGTGGAGGTCTGGTGGGTCGGTGCGGGTGGTTGAGCCGGCACATGTAGCGGTTGAGGTTTCGCGTGGTGCGCAGCGTGCGTTGGATTATTACGAGTGA
- a CDS encoding helix-turn-helix transcriptional regulator, producing MGSSNGDAKIERLLNLVLALLATRRPLPKETLRRQVRQYEQFSDELFDRMFERDKDELRELGIPLLTQPVDPFFDDEVGYRIDRRAYALPPIRFSAGEVEALRLAARIWSSSSLAPTAASAIRKLSAAGAESGESALLTGVADGVVDEVDQFMVSTSVPSFEVLRRAVMSRRAVKFDYRRSGGEVSSRQVQPWRLQAWHGRWYVTGFDVVRGAERLFRLDRIVSEVKSVGRAGAYGIPAGHDPMRMIRRSVDPGAGGRAELLVARRAGAALRLRAAEQVGGDAAEHVSVVDFSMPGFDSLVVDFDDLDRMAGELASYGPDVVVVAPQELRVRVVGLLKGVVAAGFEEGQR from the coding sequence ATGGGATCTTCGAACGGTGACGCCAAGATTGAGCGTCTGCTCAATCTTGTTCTCGCGCTTCTGGCTACGCGTCGTCCGCTACCCAAGGAGACGTTGCGGCGGCAGGTGCGCCAGTATGAGCAGTTCAGTGATGAGCTCTTTGATCGCATGTTTGAGCGCGATAAGGATGAGTTGCGTGAGTTGGGGATTCCTCTTTTGACGCAGCCGGTGGATCCGTTTTTTGATGACGAGGTTGGTTATCGGATTGATCGTCGTGCGTATGCTTTGCCGCCGATTCGGTTCAGCGCTGGTGAGGTGGAGGCGTTGCGCCTGGCTGCTCGGATTTGGTCGTCGAGTTCGTTGGCGCCTACTGCTGCGTCGGCGATTCGTAAGTTGTCGGCGGCTGGTGCTGAGTCGGGGGAGTCGGCGTTGCTGACGGGTGTGGCTGATGGGGTGGTTGATGAGGTTGATCAGTTCATGGTTTCGACGTCGGTGCCTTCTTTTGAGGTGTTGCGGCGTGCGGTGATGTCGCGGCGTGCGGTGAAGTTTGATTATCGGCGTTCTGGTGGTGAGGTTTCGTCGCGGCAGGTGCAGCCGTGGCGGTTGCAGGCGTGGCATGGGCGTTGGTATGTGACGGGGTTTGATGTGGTTCGGGGGGCGGAGCGGTTGTTCCGGCTTGATCGGATTGTTTCGGAGGTTAAGTCGGTGGGGCGTGCGGGGGCGTATGGGATTCCTGCAGGTCATGATCCGATGAGGATGATTCGTCGCAGTGTGGATCCGGGCGCGGGTGGTCGTGCTGAGTTGTTGGTGGCGCGGCGTGCGGGTGCGGCGTTGCGGTTGCGGGCGGCGGAGCAGGTGGGTGGTGATGCTGCTGAGCATGTGTCGGTGGTTGATTTTTCGATGCCAGGCTTTGATTCGTTGGTGGTGGATTTTGATGATCTGGACCGTATGGCGGGGGAGTTGGCGTCGTATGGGCCTGATGTGGTGGTGGTTGCTCCGCAGGAGTTGCGGGTGCGGGTGGTGGGTTTGTTGAAGGGTGTTGTGGCGGCTGGGTTTGAGGAGGGGCAGCGATGA
- the pafA gene encoding Pup--protein ligase, with protein MTSRVMGVETEYGVSFTYEGRRRLSGDEAARAMFRDIIGRHRTSNVFTDSGARLYLDVGNHPEYATAECTDVFDLVAHDRAGELIMDELAGGAVRRLAQDGIEGTFRVLKNNLDSVGNSYGCHENYLVRRSGRVEALSELLAPFLVTRQIFCGAGRVVRPQRGADEPVRFDISQRAEVVWEGVSHATTRSRPMINARDEPHADANMYRRLHVIVGDSTMTQTSTLLKVGTTELVLRVLESGAPAPVVGLASNARAIRAISRDPWSVVSLADGKRMRAVEVQRAFYAAVVDYLDRVGVSGPADERVLQLWDGVLTAVESRDWAVLSRQVDWAVKRRVLDRFMERHGTDLQDARVAALDLLFHDVRPGQGLFAALERAGEVDVLISDARAREAMTVPPRTRAVLRGAVVVAARQAGLPCSVDWARVQVGGGVDREVELLDPFATHDERVEQLLVSMRGDGGVVSLR; from the coding sequence GTGACGTCTCGCGTCATGGGGGTGGAAACCGAGTACGGCGTCTCCTTCACGTATGAGGGCAGGAGGCGCCTGTCGGGGGATGAGGCTGCGCGGGCGATGTTCCGGGATATTATTGGCCGTCATCGCACGTCTAATGTTTTTACCGATAGTGGTGCTCGGTTGTATTTGGATGTGGGGAATCATCCTGAGTACGCCACTGCTGAGTGCACGGATGTGTTTGATCTTGTTGCTCATGATCGTGCTGGTGAGCTCATCATGGATGAGCTGGCTGGTGGTGCTGTGCGTAGGTTGGCCCAGGACGGTATCGAGGGAACGTTCAGGGTATTGAAGAACAACCTTGATTCTGTTGGTAATTCGTATGGCTGTCATGAGAACTATTTGGTGCGTCGTAGTGGGCGTGTTGAGGCTTTATCGGAGTTGCTTGCTCCGTTTTTGGTGACGCGGCAAATTTTTTGTGGCGCGGGGCGGGTTGTTCGCCCGCAGCGGGGTGCAGATGAGCCGGTTCGGTTTGATATTTCGCAGCGTGCAGAGGTGGTGTGGGAGGGGGTTTCGCATGCCACTACGCGTTCGCGTCCGATGATTAATGCCCGCGATGAGCCTCATGCTGATGCGAATATGTACCGCCGTTTGCACGTCATCGTAGGTGATTCGACGATGACGCAGACCAGCACTTTGCTGAAGGTGGGGACCACGGAGTTGGTGTTGCGGGTGTTGGAAAGTGGTGCGCCTGCGCCGGTTGTGGGGTTGGCGTCGAATGCGCGTGCTATTCGTGCGATCAGTAGGGATCCGTGGTCGGTGGTTTCGCTTGCTGATGGCAAGCGGATGCGTGCGGTTGAGGTGCAGCGCGCGTTTTATGCGGCGGTGGTCGATTATCTGGATCGGGTGGGCGTATCCGGGCCTGCTGATGAGCGGGTGTTGCAGTTGTGGGATGGGGTGCTTACGGCGGTGGAGTCGCGGGATTGGGCGGTGTTGTCGCGGCAGGTTGATTGGGCGGTCAAGAGGCGTGTTCTTGATCGGTTTATGGAGCGTCACGGCACGGATTTGCAGGATGCGCGGGTGGCTGCTTTGGACTTGCTTTTTCATGATGTCCGTCCGGGGCAGGGACTTTTTGCTGCGTTGGAGCGTGCTGGTGAGGTGGATGTGCTTATTTCTGATGCGCGGGCGCGGGAGGCGATGACGGTTCCGCCCAGGACGCGGGCGGTGTTGCGTGGGGCTGTTGTGGTGGCGGCGAGGCAGGCTGGTTTGCCGTGTTCGGTGGATTGGGCGCGGGTGCAGGTTGGTGGTGGGGTGGATCGGGAGGTGGAGTTGTTGGATCCGTTTGCTACGCATGATGAGCGGGTTGAGCAGTTGCTTGTCAGTATGCGTGGGGATGGCGGTGTGGTTTCGCTGCGGTGA
- the prcA gene encoding proteasome subunit alpha — MSTSFYVSPEQLVKDRVEFARKGIARGRSVVVGSCADGVVLVAENPSTSLHKISEIYDRIAFAAVGKYHEFESLRVAGIRYADGRGYAYAREDVTARALANAYSQSLGVAFTAGPKPYEVELVVAEVGATAAEDALFRLRFDGSVGDEEGFVAMGGDGEALSATLRDTWDVGMSCAHAVGQAAAALLPRGDAVERSSQLEVAVLERGCARRSFRRVPVARVQEWLRSCDGAGESEGVLEGQA; from the coding sequence ATGAGTACGTCGTTCTATGTTTCACCGGAGCAGCTTGTTAAGGATCGGGTTGAGTTCGCGCGTAAAGGTATAGCGCGTGGCAGGTCGGTTGTGGTGGGTAGCTGTGCTGATGGGGTGGTTCTTGTTGCTGAGAACCCGTCGACTTCGTTGCATAAGATTTCCGAAATTTATGATCGGATCGCTTTCGCCGCGGTTGGTAAGTATCACGAGTTTGAGAGCTTGCGGGTGGCGGGGATTCGTTATGCCGATGGGCGTGGTTATGCCTATGCGCGTGAGGATGTCACGGCTAGGGCTCTGGCTAATGCGTATTCGCAGTCGTTGGGGGTGGCGTTCACGGCTGGTCCTAAGCCGTATGAGGTGGAGCTTGTTGTGGCTGAGGTTGGTGCTACTGCGGCTGAGGATGCGTTGTTCCGGTTGCGTTTTGATGGCAGCGTCGGAGACGAGGAGGGCTTTGTTGCGATGGGTGGTGATGGAGAGGCCTTGAGTGCGACTTTGCGGGACACCTGGGATGTAGGAATGAGCTGCGCGCATGCAGTGGGGCAGGCGGCTGCTGCGTTGTTGCCTCGTGGCGATGCCGTTGAGCGCAGTAGCCAGTTGGAGGTTGCTGTTTTGGAGCGGGGTTGTGCGCGTCGTTCTTTCCGGCGGGTTCCGGTGGCGCGGGTGCAGGAGTGGTTGCGTTCGTGTGATGGTGCCGGTGAGAGTGAGGGCGTGTTGGAAGGTCAGGCGTGA